Genomic DNA from Shewanella woodyi ATCC 51908:
TTTCAAATAACGCCTTTTTATTGATAATGTACGATGATGAAGTATTAAAGCCGAGTAATAGTGGAAGGCTTATTGCGGATCTCATCCCAGATACTCACGCCTACATTTGGTCACGCACCTATGCTAATCGTAAAATGATGGCTCTGATTGAAGATCCCAATTATCAGCCTTTTATCATCTTTCCTGGCGAATACGCGAATGAAGAGCAGCAGGTACTCTCTAAGGTCGAGCCGTCAAGTTTGCCAAGGGGCAAGAAACCCCTGTTTATTTTACTCGATGGTAGCTGGCGAGAAGCAATAAGGATGTTTCGTAAGAGCCCCTATCTACATCACCTTCCAATGCTCTCCTTTACTCCAGATACAGTTGCCAAGTATGGATTACGTAAAGGTAGCCGTGACTTTCAGCTCGGTACCGCAGAGGTGGCTGCTCTTGCACTAGGGGCTGCTGGAGAGCCTGATAATGCGGCATCTTTAAATAGATGGTTCGAACTTTTTATCGAATCATCTATCTTTAGCCGTAGTCGTAAAAGTACGCACGATTTGACTCCGTTAACTAAGTTAAGAGAAGCTTTTTTGACCTCGCTTGACAGTGAGTAAGAGGGCACTTTTTGATACTTAACCCCTGTTGTTAGAGGTAATTAGTTACCTAGTCAGTTTATGCCTCCAACTACTGAAGGGGGTTAAGTACTGCTTTTTCTAAGTTAGTGCTCAGCAGTCAACAGAGGCACTCCTAAATTTTTGCAATTGATCTATTCATTGATTTTTTGATTAGAA
This window encodes:
- a CDS encoding tRNA-uridine aminocarboxypropyltransferase, translating into MSVELHAIHKLYQYRKAISSRPYGARGKNLVRCELCLLAKVYCTCESRRQLVSNNAFLLIMYDDEVLKPSNSGRLIADLIPDTHAYIWSRTYANRKMMALIEDPNYQPFIIFPGEYANEEQQVLSKVEPSSLPRGKKPLFILLDGSWREAIRMFRKSPYLHHLPMLSFTPDTVAKYGLRKGSRDFQLGTAEVAALALGAAGEPDNAASLNRWFELFIESSIFSRSRKSTHDLTPLTKLREAFLTSLDSE